From Schizosaccharomyces pombe strain 972h- genome assembly, chromosome: II, the proteins below share one genomic window:
- the rix7 gene encoding AAA family ATPase Rix7, translating to MRRSGTSLSRDLERKIHERLVSLKDTIQQTEIEEWPVSTRRAIQFVQERDMSLRRIKKPILEKVVEKVLDTLKAEVEEKLASSQDLVLVDSDMEEQSDSNLMEVKDTNVINKSITSLWSSPNLKEIDGEDEKKSVGQESITGSAKRKDRRSKTNGSKRQKAEANREPPSDISLSDIGGLDDCINELLELVAMPIKHPEVYQYTGIHPPRGVLLHGPPGCGKTMLANALANELGVPFISISAPSIVSGMSGESEKKVREVFEEAKSLAPCLMFIDEIDAVTPKRESAQREMERRIVAQFLTCMDELSFEKTDGKPVLVIGATNRPDSLDSALRRAGRFDREICLTVPSQDAREKILRTMAKGLKLSGDFDFRQLAKQTPGYVGADLKALTAAAGIIAIKRIFNEISPLNKLDLNSDPRFNELDSDMALDSNDSLPLDHSSIIQRYLNAHPDPLSPEELEPLAICPQDFIEALAKVQPSSKREGFATVPGVSWNNIGALKSIRVELQMAIVQPIKRPELYQSVGISAPTGVLLWGPPGCGKTLLAKAVANESKANFISIRGPELLNKYVGESERAVRQVFLRARASSPCVIFFDELDAMVPRRDDSLSEASSRVVNTLLTELDGLSDRSGVYVIAATNRPDIIDPAMLRPGRLDKTLLVDLPDAHERVEILKTLTKQTPLHEEVNLDVLGRDERCSNFSGADLAALVREAAVTALRSAVFADIASNEPEITQHSALEPIRVTNADFELAFKNIKPSVSDRDRQKYQRLAKRWSSASTNDAD from the exons atgagAAGGTCTGGTACATCGCTTAGTCGTGATTTGGAGCGGAAAATTCATGAACGTTTGGTTTCTTTGAAAGATACCATTCAACAAAcagaaattgaagagtGGCCAGTTTCTACTCGTCGGGCTATTCAATTTGTTCAAGAAAGGGACATGTCTCTTCGAAGAATTAAGAAGCCAATCCTTGAAAAAGTTGTCGAAAAAGTTTTAGACACATTGAAGGCCGAAGTGGAGGAAAAATTAGCTTCCTCTCAGGATTTAGTACTTGTTGATAGCGACATGGAAGAACAATCTGACTCAAACTTGATGGAAGTTAAG GATACCAATGTGATTAACAAAAGCATCACTAGTCTTTGGAGCTCTCCAAACTTGAAAGAAATAGATGGAGAAGATGAGAAAAAGTCTGTTGGTCAGGAATCGATTACTGGATCtgccaaaagaaaagatcGTCGATCCAAGACTAATGGTTCAAAGCGTCAAAAAG cgGAAGCGAATAGAGAACCACCAAGTGACATTTCTTTGAGTGATATAGGAGGACTAGATGATTGTATTAACGAATTGCTTGAGCTAGTCGCAATGCCGATCAAGCATCCTGAAGTATACCAATATACTGGAATTCATCCTCCCAGGGGTGTACTGTTACATGGTCCTCCCGGTTGTGGTAAAACTATGTTAGCCAACGCATTAGCCAACGAATTGGGTGTTCCCTTCATCTCTATATCTGCTCCCTCTATTGTTTCTGGGATGTCCGGCGaatctgaaaaaaaagttaggGAGGTCTTTGAAGAGGCTAAATCGTTAGCCCCCTGTTTGATGTTTatagatgaaattgatgcCGTTACTCCCAAACGTGAAAGTGCTCAAAGAGAAATGGAACGTAGGATTGTCGCTCAATTCCTTACATGCATGGACG AACTTTCTTTTGAGAAAACTGATGGCAAACCTGTCTTGGTAATTGGTGCTACTAATAGACCTGATTCGTTAGATAGTGCATTACGCCGTGCAGGAAGATTTGACAGAGAAATATGCTTGACCGTCCCAAGTCAAGACGCTCGCGAGAAAATTTTACGTACTATGGCAAAGGGTTTGAAACTTAGTGGAGATTTTGACTTCCGTCAATTAGCGAAGCAGACGCCTGGTTATGTGGGTGCCGACCTAAAAGCACTCACTGCTGCTGCCGGCATTATAGCaataaaaaggattttcAATGAAATTTCTCCGCTGAACAAATTGGACCTTAATTCTGATCCCAGATTTAATGAACTTGACAGTGATATGGCCTTAGATTCAAACGACAGCTTACCCCTTGATCATTCTTCTATAATTCAAAGATATTTGAATGCTCATCCTGATCCACTATCTCCAGAGGAACTTGAACCACTCGCTATTTGTCCACAAGATTTTATTGAAGCACTCGCCAAAGTTCAACCTTCGTCTAAACGTGAAGGATTTGCTACCGTTCCAGGTGTTTCTTGGAATAATATTGGTGCACTAAAATCAATTCGTGTCGAATTACAAATGGCCATCGTTCAGCCCATCAAACGTCCGGAGCTTTACCAAAGCGTTGGTATCAGTGCACCTACAGGCGTTTTACTATGGGGTCCTCCTGGATGTGGTAAAACTCTGTTGGCTAAAGCGGTTGCAAATGAAagtaaagcaaattttatatCCATTCGTGGTCCAGAATTGCTTAATAAGTATGTTGGTGAGTCAGAACGTGCAGTGCGACAAGTTTTCCTCAGAGCACGTGCATCTTCTCCATGTgttatcttttttgatgaattagATGCGATGGTACCCAGGCGTGATGACTCACTGTCAGAAGCCTCGTCAAGAGTTGTAAATACCCTTCTTACTGAACTGGACGGTCTTAGCGATCGTTCAGGAGTTTATGTAATTGCTGCTACCAATCGACCGGATATTATAGATCCAGCAATGCTGCGTCCTGGTCGTTTAGATAAAACATTGCTTGTTGATTTACCGGATGCTCATGAACGGGTggagattttaaaaacgtTGACAAAACAGACGCCCTTACACGAAGAGGTAAATTTGGATGTACTTGGTCGAGATGAAAGATGCAGTAATTTTTCGGGTGCAGATTTGGCTGCCCTTGTGCGTGAAGCAGCTGTGACAGCTCTGCGATCAGCCGTTTTTGCAGATATTGCTTCAAATGAACCAGAAATTACACAACATTCAGCATTAGAGCCAATTCGTGTGACAAATGCTGACTTTGAGTTAGCATTCAAGAATATCAAGCCAAGTGTCTCCGATCGCGATCGACAAAAGTACCAACGACTGGCAAAGCGTTGGTCTTCGGCAAGTACAAATGATGCTGACTAG
- the pab2 gene encoding poly(A)-binding protein Pab2 has product MSDQDALDTQEKELLEMKERVAEMEAEAAKLRAMQEQLDNETEALRNDKESIDAQSVYVGNVDYSVTPEELQSHFASCGSVNRVTILCDKFTGHPKGFAYIEFSEPSLVPNALLLNGSMLHERPLKVTPKRTNVPGMSRGRGRGRGRGRGRGRGGYRGRARGFAPY; this is encoded by the exons atgagtGATCAAGATGCCTTAGATACCCAAGAAAAG GAACTATTGGAAATGAAAGAGCGAGTTGCTGAAATGGAAGCAGAGGCTGCAAAGCTTCGTGCCATGCAAGAACAACTAGATAATGAAACGGAAGCTTTGAGAAACGATAAGGAATCCATTGATGCTCAAAGTGTCTATGTTGGAAATGTTGATTACAGTGTTACTCCAGAGGAGTTGCAAAGTCATTTTGCTAGTTGTGGATCTGTTAATCGCGTTACCATTTTGTGTGACAAGTTTACGGGACATCCAAAAGG ATTTGCATACATCGAGTTCAGTGAACCAAGCTTAGTGCCTAATgctcttttattaaatggATCGATGTTGCATGAACGACCTTTAAAG GTTACACCCAAGCGGACAAACGTTCCTGGTATGAGCCGTGGTCGTGGTCGCGGACGTGGACGTGGACGGGGTCGTGGCAGAGGAGGATATCGTGGAAGAGCCCGTGGTTTCGCTCCGTATTAG
- the pub3 gene encoding HECT-type ubiquitin-protein ligase Pub3, translated as MEQGAKRVRFYIVAADGLSKRDLFRQPDPFAILTVDGEQTHTTKVIKKSVNPYWNEGFEVTVKPSSVISIRLFDQKKFKKKDQGFLGLVSFRMREVGSFRSNREVSLTRPLKKSSTTNLSVLGNLVLKVAPSKIRAPAGNHSSTTANRTTSTPTTTTARTTRTTPRPTATTNTSNQSTSNSTRNGTSAATSNGTGTGAGTGASHRSSPVTNRQTNNTSALSNSNAHIMSSFEDQYGRLPPGWERRADSLGRTYYVDHNTRTTTWTRPASSTNPVHNTSSDSQRLNHQNRHLPDDSNPSLMQSDSGNDLPFGWEMRYTDTGRPYFVDHNTRTTTWVDPRNPLVRPNGGSSTVGSLMQPQSLSHLGPLPSGWEMRLTNSARVYFVDHNTKTTTWDDPRLPSALDQDVPQYKCDFRRKLIYFRSQPGMRPLPGQCNVKVRRDHIFEDSYAEIMRYSAHDLKKRLMIRFDGEDGLDYGGLSREFFFLLSHKMFDPIYCLFEYSAVDNYTLQINPHSSINPEHLNYFRFIGRVIGLAIFHRRFLDAFFVVSLYKKLLRKKVSLADMESIDAEFYRSLKWVLENDITGILDLTFSVEEDHFGEVRTVELITNGENIEVTEENKKKYVDLVTEWRVSKRVEQQFNAFYSGFVELVSPDLVNVFDERELELLIGGISDVDVEDWKSHTEYRTYIATDPVIKWFWEIIAGWKNEDRSKLLQFATGTSRIPVNGFRDLQGSDGPRKFTIEKAGTPDQLPVAHTCFNRLDLPDYPSKDTLHEKLSLAVENTVGFGNE; from the exons ATGGAACAAGGAGCGAAAAGAGTCCGGTTCTACATAGTAGCTGCTGATGGATTAAGTAAACGGGATCTTTTTCGACAGCCCGATCCCTTTGCTATTTTAACGGTAGATGGCGAGCAAACTCATACAACGaaagttattaaaaaatcggTGAACCCTTATTGGAATGAAGGATTTGAAGT AACTGTTAAGCCATCTAGCGTTATATCCATACGCCTTTTTGATCAGAAAAagttcaaaaagaaagatcaAGGCTTCCTTGGCTTAGTATCCTTTCGTATGCGTGAAGTTGGTAGTTTTCGATCAAATCGCGAAGTGTCGCTTACTCGAccattgaaaaaatcttcCACCACTAATCTTTCCGTTTTGGGAAATCTCGTATTGAAGGTGGCCCCGTCTAAAATTAGGGCTCCCGCCGGAAATCACTCATCTACTACAGCCAATCGCACTACTAGTACACCTACAACCACAACTGCACGTACTACTCGTACTACTCCCCGTCCGACTGCCACAACTAATACCTCGAATCAGTCCACTTCGAATTCGACTCGGAATGGCACTTCTGCTGCAACTTCAAATGGGACTGGTACTGGCGCTGGTACTGGCGCAAGTCATCGTTCTAGTCCTGTAACCAATCGCCAGACTAACAATACTAGTGCTCTTTCGAATTCGAATGCACATATCATGTCATCGTTTGAAGACCAATATGGACGTCTTCCTCCAGGTTGGGAACGCCGTGCTGACTCTCTAGGTCGCACTTATTATGTTGATCATAATACGCGCACTACCACCTGGACTCGTCCGGCTAGCAGTACAAATCCTGTACATAATACGTCGAGTGATAGCCAAAGACTTAATCATCAGAACAGACATTTACCTGATGACTCTAATCCATCTTTAATGCAATCAGATTCCGGAAACGACCTTCCTTTCGGCTGGGAAATGCGATACACAGATACAGGCCGCCCATATTTTGTTGACCATAATACGCGAACTACCACATGGGTTGATCCACGAAATCCCCTTGTGCGACCTAATGGTGGCTCTTCTACTGTGGGTAGCTTGATGCAGCCACAGTCACTTTCGCATTTGGGTCCCTTACCTAGTGGTTGGGAAATGCGTCTTACAAATAGTGCCCGTGTCTATTTTGTTGATCACAATACGAAAACAACCACTTGGGACGATCCACGTCTTCCTTCTGCCTTGGATCAAGATGTTCCTCAATACAAATGCGATTTTCGTCGCAAACTTATATATTTCCGTTCACAACCTGGTATGCGTCCTTTACCTGGCCAATGCAATGTTAAGGTACGCAGAGATCACATTTTCGAAGATTCATATGCGGAGATTATGCGTTATTCTGCTCATGACTTGAAAAAGAGACTTATGATACGTTTTGATGGTGAAGATGGTCTAGATTACGGTGGTTTGTCTAGAGagtttttcttcctcttaTCACATAAAATGTTTGACCCGATTTATTGCTTATTTGAGTACTCCGCTGTCGACAATTACACTCTGCAGATTAATCCTCATTCTAGCATTAACCCTGAGCATCTCAATTATTTCCGTTTCATTGGGCGTGTTATAGGTTTGGCAATTTTTCATCGCCGTTTTCTTGACGCTTTCTTTGTTGTTTCTCTCTACAAGAAATTATTACGTAAAAAGGTTAGTCTAGCTGACATGGAAAGTATCGATGCTGAGTTTTATCGAAGCTTGAAGTGGGTTTTGGAAAATGATATCACCGGCATTTTGGATTTAACATTCAGCGTTGAAGAAGACCATTTTGGGGAAGTTCGTACTGTTGAGCTTATAACCAATGGTGAAAACATTGAAGTCACTGAAgaaaacaagaagaaatatGTTGATTTGGTTACTGAATGGAGAGTTTCCAAACGTGTTGAGCAACAATTTAATGCATTTTATTCTGGTTTTGTTGAACTGGTATCCCCTGATTTAGTGAATGTTTTCGACGAAAGAGAACTTGAATTGTTAATTGGTGGTATATCCGATGTTGATGTTGAAGACTGGAAGAGCCACACCGAGTATCGCACTTATATTGCTACCGATCCTGTTATCAAGTGGTTTTGGGAAATTATTGCTGGCTGGAAGAACGAAGATCGTTCAAAGTTATTACAGTTCGCTACAGGCACATCACGCATTCCTGTCAATGGTTTTAGGGATTTGCAAGGAAGTGATGGACCTCGCAAGTTTACTATTGAAAAGGCAGGTACACCGGATCAACTTCCAGTAGCACACACATGTTTCAATCGCTTGGATTTACCTGATTATCCTTCAAAAGATACACTGCATGAAAAATTGAGCCTAGCCGTTGAAAACACGGTAGGGTTTGGAAACGAGTAA
- the ksp1 gene encoding serine/threonine protein kinase Ksp1: MKLLQKKGYKVERPLNKGSYGTVVLAHRLFRTPRCKDLKYAIKCIKKPAYTFLQEVNILRQLSRSRHRNIIHFVESFEDNVYYYVVLEYCPLGDLYECILNNDFPNAKNQPEMIKNIFLQIIDGVAHLHSHGIYHRDLKPENFLLSLSEDGSELVVKISDFGLACRDKISYDFGTGSDRYMAPEQFEEVDGAGYSPRAADIWALGICLLNLIFARNPFTYPHEKDPIFADYMLDAMTLFDVFPTLSQDTYNVLRACLCVSPEKRSLAKTREAVLAVTKWTTDDEELESFVNEEEEFRASDFMPAEDNVRCTQSDREPLRTPSVLTPANTIQRGLLPSKLPALSDVDENISTSSSPRSPASLAPVNNSERSYDSGLGESLNNMHIGKSIATAVPVNTKRSPYSCSAPAIVFPNSIKGNKDHLKFGRSWCDMDEEDEEDIVSFGSNDDFGASDELSSKHIGLADDWNVLSQWNDNS; the protein is encoded by the coding sequence ATGAAGCTGCTTCAAAAGAAAGGTTATAAAGTTGAGCGCCCTCTGAATAAGGGATCGTATGGCACTGTAGTATTAGCCCATCGTCTTTTTCGGACTCCCCGTTGCAAGGATTTGAAGTATGCCATTAAGTGCATCAAAAAACCTGCTTATACCTTTTTGCAAGAAGTCAATATCTTGCGCCAGCTATCGCGGTCTCGACACCGCAACATCATTCATTTCGTTGAATCTTTTGAAGACAATGTATACTATTATGTCGTGCTCGAATATTGCCCTCTTGGTGATTTATACGAGTGCATCTTGAATAATGATTTTCCAAATGCAAAGAACCAACCTGAAATGATTaagaatatttttcttcaaatcaTTGATGGTGTTGCACATTTGCATTCTCATGGTATCTACCATCGTGACTTAAAGCCAGAAaactttcttctttctctttcagAAGATGGATCTGAGCTTGTGGTCAAGATCAGTGATTTTGGACTTGCTTGCAGGGACAAAATATCTTATGACTTTGGAACTGGCAGTGACCGTTACATGGCTCCTGAACAGTTTGAGGAAGTTGATGGTGCTGGTTACAGCCCTCGTGCAGCGGATATATGGGCTCTTGGTATTTGCCTTTTAAACTTAATTTTTGCACGTAATCCTTTTACCTATCCACACGAAAAGGATCCTATATTTGCTGATTACATGTTGGACGCAATGACCTTATTTGACGTTTTCCCTACGTTGAGTCAAGATACATATAACGTCTTGCGAGCATGCCTTTGTGTGAGTCCAGAGAAACGTTCTCTCGCCAAAACGAGGGAAGCCGTACTCGCGGTTACCAAGTGGACGACAGATGATGAGGAATTGGAAAGCTTCgttaatgaagaagaagaatttcGCGCATCCGATTTCATGCCTGCTGAGGACAACGTTCGTTGTACTCAATCAGATCGCGAACCGTTACGTACTCCATCTGTTTTGACACCCGCTAACACCATACAGCGTGGTCTTCTTCCTTCAAAGTTGCCAGCTTTGTCTGACGTTGATGAGAACATTTCAACCTCGTCGTCTCCTCGGAGCCCTGCATCTTTGGCTCCAGTCAACAATAGCGAACGTTCCTATGATTCTGGACTTGGTGAAAGTCTCAATAATATGCATATTGGAAAATCCATTGCAACAGCAGTACCCGTTAATACGAAACGTTCTCCCTATTCTTGCAGTGCACCAGCTATCGTATTTCCTAACAGTATTAAAGGAAACAAGGATCATCTTAAATTTGGCCGCAGTTGGTGTGATatggatgaagaagatgaggaAGACATTGTTAGCTTCGGCTCTAACGATGACTTTGGTGCTTCTGACGAACTTTCGTCTAAGCACATTGGACTTGCTGACGACTGGAATGTTCTATCCCAGTGGAATGATAACTCATAA